A window of the Streptomyces formicae genome harbors these coding sequences:
- a CDS encoding GNAT family N-acetyltransferase, protein MRYEWPRELSEQDMREMIELMDAVAVKEQTLGFYEPVGLEKGLPLMRAFDADLRKGALHVLAVRDEEDNRIVGMVTLARAPLPARRHIVDMRRCVVAPDHRGQFLLEGWAEALNKASEIGCEVITLEVRDDGPVGLWERLGFREYGRLPDYARADGRAVTGFYMHARIADILAHFETTGSWLHEPQQDGARVVAAS, encoded by the coding sequence ATGCGATACGAATGGCCGCGTGAACTGTCCGAGCAGGACATGCGCGAAATGATCGAACTGATGGACGCCGTCGCGGTCAAGGAGCAGACCCTCGGCTTCTACGAGCCGGTCGGTCTGGAGAAGGGCCTTCCCCTGATGCGGGCCTTCGACGCCGACCTGCGCAAGGGCGCGCTCCATGTGCTGGCCGTCCGCGACGAGGAGGACAACAGGATCGTCGGCATGGTGACGCTCGCCCGGGCGCCGCTGCCGGCCCGCCGGCACATCGTCGACATGCGCCGCTGTGTCGTCGCCCCCGACCACCGCGGCCAGTTCCTGCTGGAGGGCTGGGCCGAGGCGCTGAACAAGGCGAGCGAGATCGGCTGCGAGGTCATCACCCTCGAAGTCCGCGACGACGGCCCCGTCGGGCTGTGGGAGCGCCTGGGCTTCCGCGAGTACGGGCGGCTGCCCGACTACGCCCGCGCCGACGGCCGCGCCGTCACGGGCTTCTACATGCACGCCCGCATCGCCGACATCCTGGCCCACTTCGAGACCACCGGCAGCTGGCTGCACGAGCCGCAGCAGGACGGCGCCCGCGTCGTCGCCGCGAGCTGA
- a CDS encoding helix-turn-helix transcriptional regulator — MDRIGKDRDFTPPQLSGPADRLYRFIAESPGSTVERAAEVLDLSTSELEEAVRDLRALGLLSTATTGTGSLVPYPVEFARIKVLNPLQQDLNRIQSLVDQLRGDLDELDLHAPHRQHDYCSLEIVPELADVRRLITGFAAECREEALTSQPGGARMEEVLAEGMDRTTKLLGRGVRMRTLYQHTARFSPATVSYVSQVIPLGAQVRTLAGGFPRCIVFDRAIAILPLLDGSTGAAVVRDPYVVSFLAEAFDRAWNTASEFSAEDDRADRVAATSEIQLTIISLLIQGESDKRIAQVVGISLRNCQRHISNIMKSIGARNRLHAGYLLSKEPFSGH; from the coding sequence GTGGACAGAATCGGGAAAGATCGTGATTTTACCCCGCCGCAACTCAGTGGCCCGGCAGATCGCCTTTACCGTTTCATTGCTGAATCGCCTGGATCGACCGTCGAAAGGGCGGCCGAAGTGCTCGACTTGAGCACGTCGGAACTCGAAGAAGCCGTCCGGGACTTGCGCGCTCTCGGACTCCTGAGCACCGCCACGACCGGAACGGGATCTCTGGTTCCGTATCCCGTCGAGTTCGCCCGTATCAAGGTTCTCAATCCTTTGCAACAGGACCTGAACCGCATCCAGTCACTCGTCGACCAGCTCCGCGGAGACCTGGACGAGCTCGACCTCCACGCGCCCCACCGGCAGCACGACTACTGCTCGCTGGAGATCGTCCCCGAACTGGCCGATGTGCGACGGCTCATCACCGGCTTCGCCGCCGAGTGCCGCGAGGAGGCGCTGACCTCGCAGCCGGGCGGCGCACGCATGGAAGAAGTGCTGGCAGAGGGCATGGACCGGACCACCAAGCTGCTCGGCCGGGGGGTGCGGATGCGGACGCTGTACCAGCACACGGCGCGTTTCAGCCCGGCCACCGTGTCCTACGTCAGCCAGGTGATCCCGCTCGGGGCACAGGTCCGCACGCTCGCGGGCGGCTTCCCGCGCTGCATCGTGTTCGACCGCGCGATAGCGATCCTGCCGCTGCTGGACGGGTCGACGGGCGCCGCGGTCGTCCGCGACCCCTACGTCGTCTCGTTTCTGGCGGAGGCCTTCGACCGCGCCTGGAACACCGCCTCCGAATTCTCGGCGGAAGACGACAGGGCCGACCGGGTCGCGGCCACCTCCGAGATACAGCTGACGATCATCTCCCTGCTGATCCAGGGCGAGTCGGACAAGCGCATCGCGCAGGTCGTCGGAATCTCCCTGCGGAACTGTCAGCGGCATATATCGAACATCATGAAGAGCATTGGCGCCCGCAACCGGTTGCACGCCGGATATCTCCTCAGCAAGGAGCCCTTCAGCGGCCACTGA
- a CDS encoding DUF5997 family protein — protein MTSHRTTQTMKPATAAKKLGVYLEATPKEFQEGVVSRDELNALQADPPEWLRELRRTGPHPRPVVAARLGVSISGLARGGVTEPLTTEQIDALKSESPEWLRKEQATQAEVRKESARIKEKQAEQAE, from the coding sequence ATGACGTCGCACCGCACCACCCAGACGATGAAGCCCGCGACCGCGGCGAAGAAGCTGGGCGTATACCTCGAGGCCACCCCCAAGGAGTTCCAGGAGGGCGTCGTCTCGCGCGACGAGCTGAACGCGCTGCAGGCCGATCCGCCCGAGTGGCTGCGCGAGCTGCGGCGCACCGGTCCGCATCCGCGGCCGGTGGTCGCGGCCAGGCTCGGCGTCTCCATCTCGGGTCTCGCCCGCGGCGGGGTCACCGAGCCGCTCACCACGGAGCAGATCGACGCGCTGAAGAGCGAGTCGCCCGAGTGGCTGCGAAAGGAACAGGCCACTCAGGCCGAGGTCCGCAAGGAATCCGCACGGATCAAGGAGAAGCAGGCCGAGCAGGCGGAGTAG
- a CDS encoding LysR substrate-binding domain-containing protein, translated as MTGAEATPSFRLAYVPGVMPAKWVRIWQERLPDVPLDLLTVSAADAPDLLRRGDADAGLLRLPIDRTDLSVIPLYTETTVVVVPKDHVITAADEVRAEDLADEVVFHPLDDTLDWERLPGRPAIERPATTADAIELVAAGVGVLVVPQSLARLHHRRDLTFRPVTDVVQSRVGLSWPEERTTDLVEDFIGIVRGRTVNSTRGRRAATPDKPGPDQQKAQRSGTTAAQRRTASGKSTGRSTGKSTGGNPRKGASGGAQGGRRARPRRRS; from the coding sequence GTGACAGGCGCAGAAGCAACCCCCTCGTTCAGGCTCGCCTACGTCCCGGGCGTCATGCCCGCGAAGTGGGTGCGGATCTGGCAGGAGCGGCTGCCGGACGTTCCTCTGGACCTGCTCACGGTGTCCGCCGCCGACGCCCCGGACCTCCTGCGCCGCGGTGACGCCGACGCGGGGCTGCTCCGCCTGCCGATCGACCGTACGGACCTCAGCGTCATCCCGCTCTACACCGAGACGACGGTGGTCGTGGTCCCGAAGGACCACGTCATCACCGCGGCCGACGAGGTCCGCGCCGAGGACCTGGCCGACGAGGTCGTGTTCCACCCCCTCGACGACACCCTGGACTGGGAGCGGCTGCCCGGCCGGCCCGCGATCGAGCGCCCCGCCACGACGGCGGACGCCATCGAGCTGGTCGCCGCGGGCGTGGGAGTGCTCGTCGTGCCGCAGTCGCTGGCCCGTCTGCACCACCGCAGGGATCTCACCTTCCGGCCGGTCACCGACGTGGTGCAGTCCCGGGTGGGACTGTCGTGGCCCGAGGAGCGGACCACGGATCTGGTCGAGGACTTCATCGGCATCGTCCGCGGCCGTACGGTCAACAGCACGCGCGGACGCCGCGCCGCGACGCCCGACAAGCCGGGGCCGGACCAGCAGAAGGCCCAGCGCTCCGGCACCACCGCGGCCCAACGGCGGACGGCGTCAGGCAAGTCGACGGGCAGGTCGACAGGCAAGTCGACAGGGGGTAACCCCCGGAAGGGGGCGTCCGGCGGCGCCCAGGGCGGCCGGCGCGCCAGACCCCGCCGCCGGTCCTGA